In a single window of the Nicotiana tomentosiformis chromosome 8, ASM39032v3, whole genome shotgun sequence genome:
- the LOC104098746 gene encoding uncharacterized protein has translation MIEKAVRKLNGCVRQVENLRPSGAFEQDILTQAKVLLMQDLNFKKGFKFDHVWAITKEFEKFNDGDFGRKKTRKQGYANISSDSENPIPDSPYLSSPNLSSFSLNLNEDVAGDSTSS, from the exons ATGATTGAGAAGGCGGTAAGAAAATTAAACGGATGTGTACGTCAAGTAGAAAATTTGCGTCCTAGTGGTGCTTTTGAGCAGGATATT CTTACACAAGCAAAAGTTTTACTTATGCAAGATCTGAACTTCAAAAAGGGCTTTAAATTTGATCATGTGTGGGCTATAACGAAGGAGTTTGAGAAGTTTAACGATGGCgattttggaaggaaaaaaacAAGAAAGCAAGGCTATGCTAATATATCATCGGACTCTGAGAATCCTATCCCTGATTCACCCTATCTATCATCCCCTAACTTATCATCATTTTCACTAAATTTAAATGAGGATGTTGCAGGTGATTCCACATCATCATAA
- the LOC104098728 gene encoding mechanosensitive ion channel protein 1, mitochondrial-like — protein sequence MAAIRFSTLTRTLSSSLRLANQVDVRPSFACVNSNHYARETAYSKSYAAPKCFDMRGIHSACVPNHVTPYLSGLFDNKNLRGSISIVGTSPIWNSRWYSSSVNSKGDILKGSEVSAGATGSDMDTSGVGGSEWIGKVKEAWQRTIDAVTYTGEKAKEASSEMTPYVEQVLDAHPYLRDVIVPVGGTLIGTLMAWIVMPRLLRRFHKYSMQGPAALLPGSSIWGQVPYEKSIWGAMEDPVRYLITFMAFSQIAVMVAPSTVASQYLLQTWRGAAILSFVWFLQRWKTNVISRALVVKSLEKGDRDRLLTLDRISSVGLFILGLMTLAEVCGVAVQSILTVGGIGGVATAFAARDILGNVLSGLSVQLSQPFSVGDTIKAGSVEGQVVEMGLTTTSLLTAEKFPVIVPNSLFSSQVIVNKSRAQWRALVTTVPFQVEDFDKILQISDDVKNMLKSNPSVFLEKEAPYCYLSKIEKTYAELTLGCNLRYASKDKLFSTQQDILLQAARIIKQHGGKLADPWTQ from the exons ATGGCAGCAATTAGGTTTTCAACGTTGACAAGAACCCTTAGTTCCTCTTTAAGATTAGCAAATCAGGTTGATGTCAGACCTTCATTCGCTTGTGTAAATAGTAATCACTACGCTAGAGAAACCGCCTATTCCAAAAGCTATGCTGCCCCCAAATGTTTCGATATGAGGGGTATACACTCTGCTTGTGTGCCCAATCATGTTACTCCATATCTTAGTGGGCTATTTGATAATAAAAATTTGAGGGGAAGTATCTCAATTGTTGGGACTAGCCCCATATGGAATAGTCGATGGTATTCATCGTCTGTTAATAGTAAAGGAGATATTCTTAAGGGTTCAGAAGTTTCAGCTGGTGCAACTGGGTCTGATATGGATACAAGTGGTGTTGGTGGAAGTGAATGGATTGGTAAGGTTAAGGAAGCTTGGCAAAGAACCATAGATGCTGTGACTTATACTGGGGAAAAGGCGAAAGAGGCATCTTCTGAAATGACTCCTTATGTTGAACAAGTGCTTGATGCGCACCCTTATTTGAGAGATGTAATTGTTCCGGTTGGTGGCACTTTAATTGGTACCTTGATGGCTTGGATCGTGATGCCAAGGCTTTTGAGGAGATTTCACAAGTACTCAATGCAAGGCCCAGCTGCTTTGCTGCCTGGAAGCTCAATATGGGGGCAAGTTCCTTATGAGAAAAGTATTTGGGGTGCTATGGAGGACCCCGTTCGATATTTGATCACCTTCATGGCATTTTCACAGAT CGCGGTGATGGTGGCACCAAGCACTGTCGCATCACAATACCTTCTTCAGACTTGGAGAGGTGCTGCTATTCTTTCATTTGTCTGGTTTCTACAGCGATGGAAAACAAATGTGATCAGCAGAGCTTTGGTTGTCAAGAGCCTTGAAAAAGGTGACCGTGATCGGTTGTTAACTTTGGACAGAATCTCTTCCGTTGGCCTCTTCATCCTTGGGCTAATGACTTTAGCTGAAGTTTGTGGAGTAGCCGTACAGTCTATTCTGACTGTTGGTGGAATTGGAG GGGTGGCTACTGCTTTTGCTGCTAGAGACATCCTTGGTAATGTTCTCAGTGGACTCTCCGTACAGCTTTCACAACCTTTTTCAGTTGGCGACACGAtaaaa GCTGGATCAGTGGAAGGTCAAGTGgttgaaatggggctcaccaccACATCATTGTTGACTGCAGAAAAGTTTCCCGTTATTGTCCCAAATTCACTATTTTCTAGCCAG GTGATTGTGAATAAATCACGTGCTCAATGGCGTGCCTTGGTCACTACAGTTCCTTTCCAAGTTGAAGACTTCGATAAGATTCTCCAGATTTCAGATGATGTAAAAAACATGCTCAAATCTAATCCAAGTGTTTTCTTGGAAAAGGAGGCACCATACTGCTACTTGTCTAAAATAGAAAAAACATATGCAGAGCTGACTCTTGGGTGCAACTTAAGATATGCA AGCAAGGACAAATTGTTTTCAACACAGCAGGATATTCTTCTGCAAGCAGCCCGAATAATTAAGCAACATGGGGGCAAACTGGCTGATCCATGGACTCAGTGA